CTTTTTCTCCTGGTCCATATTTTATATTTTTTTGTTTAAAAAGTATATCACTTGGACTCTCCTCTAAATCATCAATTAATTTTTGACCTTGAGTTAAAGTATCATCCAAATTATCTAAGACCTTATTTATTTTATTAAGACTCTCTTGCGATAATTCTTTTATATTAAATGAACCTTCTTGTAATTGTTTTAAGAATTCATTAGAAAATTCTTTAAAACTATTTGCACTTTTATTTATATCTGTAAACGATTTACTACTTACATCTGTTAAATTAGAAAGCTTTTTTAATAAATCATCAATTCTTTTTTCACCATCTACTAAATAAGAACTTATTTGATCTATATTTGACATACTTCGTTCACTTGAAGTTAGAAATTTAGAAAATGCTTCTATATTTTCATCATTTATTACTTTTTTAATTTGATTTAAAACTATCATAAATTCAGTTGTAATATCTTCTGTTGAATCAAATAAAGTTGCTAAAGCCGATGGCTTAGAAGGTATTACTTTCTTACCCTCTTCATTTGCTTTTAATAAAGCAGAATTATTTGTTCCACCTTTTAACTCAATATATTTGAGTCCAGTAATTCCTAAGCTTCCCAATATTGCATAATTATCTTCTTTAATAGGCGTTCCCTTTTTTATCTCAATGTCAAGTTCTATTTCTTCTGAATTTTCCGGATTTATTTTTATTTCATTTACCTTTCCTACTTCAAATCCTTTATATTTAATAGCAGAACCAATATTCAATCCAGAAATTGACTCTTTAAAATATATAGAATAATCATCATATTTTTTCTTTTCAAAGCCATATTTCCCTAGCCAAAAAACAATTCCTAGAAGTAACAATGTAAAAATTACTATAAATATACCTATTTTAAAAAAATTTATTTTAGTATCCATCTATTTAGCCTTTTTATTTGTTAAAAAATCTTTTATAAACTCATTATCTGATTTAAGTGCATCTGATATATTACCATCAAATATAATGTCTTTTTTTAATATTATAAATCTATCTAAAACTGTTTTTATAGTTTCTAAATCATGAGTTATCACTACAATTGTAATATTTAAAACATCTCTTAAATAATTTATCAATTCGTTTATTTTTTCCGTACTTGCTGGGTCTAAACCACTTGTAGGTTCATCCAAAAATAATATCTTAGGCTCTAGGGCAAGACTTCTTGCAAGTGCTACTCTTTTTTTCATTCCTCCACTTAATTCAGAAGGATAAAGTTTTGCACAATTTTTAGGAAGTCCAACTATTTCTAAATTGGTATAAGCTATTTTTTCTATTAAATCCATTGGTAAATTTGTATATTCTTTTAACATAACACTAATATTCTCAATTACATTTAAAAAAGAATATAATGCTCCAAATTGAAAAAGATATGAAAATTGTTGTTTTATTATTTGACTCTCTTTTAAAGTTAAATTTGATATATCTTTATCAAATATCTTAATAGTTCCTTTTTGAATTTCATTTAACATTACTATTTGTTTTATTAATACTGTTTTCCCTGAGCCACTTCCACCTAAAATTCCAAATATTTCTTTTTCATTTATTGAAAATGAAATATTATTATGAACAATATTTTTGCCAAAAGCTGTTGATAAGTTTTCTATTTTAATA
This genomic interval from Poseidonibacter antarcticus contains the following:
- a CDS encoding MlaD family protein, which encodes MDTKINFFKIGIFIVIFTLLLLGIVFWLGKYGFEKKKYDDYSIYFKESISGLNIGSAIKYKGFEVGKVNEIKINPENSEEIELDIEIKKGTPIKEDNYAILGSLGITGLKYIELKGGTNNSALLKANEEGKKVIPSKPSALATLFDSTEDITTEFMIVLNQIKKVINDENIEAFSKFLTSSERSMSNIDQISSYLVDGEKRIDDLLKKLSNLTDVSSKSFTDINKSANSFKEFSNEFLKQLQEGSFNIKELSQESLNKINKVLDNLDDTLTQGQKLIDDLEESPSDILFKQKNIKYGPGEKDEK
- a CDS encoding ABC transporter ATP-binding protein, giving the protein MEIIKIENLSTAFGKNIVHNNISFSINEKEIFGILGGSGSGKTVLIKQIVMLNEIQKGTIKIFDKDISNLTLKESQIIKQQFSYLFQFGALYSFLNVIENISVMLKEYTNLPMDLIEKIAYTNLEIVGLPKNCAKLYPSELSGGMKKRVALARSLALEPKILFLDEPTSGLDPASTEKINELINYLRDVLNITIVVITHDLETIKTVLDRFIILKKDIIFDGNISDALKSDNEFIKDFLTNKKAK